The Toxorhynchites rutilus septentrionalis strain SRP chromosome 1, ASM2978413v1, whole genome shotgun sequence genome contains the following window.
GTATTAGGTACAAAACAATCCAAACAATTGAAACAAACATTCTCTCACGAAAGCATTAACAATTGCGCTGCTCGTTCGGTTGACATCGTTTTATTGTACAAATACTGTCTCAAATGTTTGCAATTGTTTGCAAATGAACATCCAACTGGACATCTAATATGTCCAGTGAGAGGTAGAATTTGAGCACAAGAGACTTTATTACACATTCTGTTCATTGTTGATTCTACTCTCACTCGAGTCTTTCTATTAGTAACGGCACCGGACCTAGCGGTACCCCTAAGGCCGACTTTGGATCACGTCTCAAACGAAGGGGAGTGTTCGGGCTGGGTTTGACTCGAAACTTCCGTAAAATTGTAACCAGCGCAGCCTGTACCTGCGTTAGTCCAAAACGCATTCCAATGCAGTATCGAGGCCCCTTTCCGAACGGTAAATACACGTACGGGTGTCGATTGGCTCGGTTTGTTGCGTTGAATCGCTCCGGATCGAACCGTTCTGGGTCCGGATAGTGCTCTGGATCATGGTGGATGGCAAAAGTTGGAATGATAACCGTCGTATTCGCTGGGAGCTTGAGATCGCTCCCATGGACTTGATAATCTTGCAATGTGTTCCTGTATAAATCTCCTGGCGGATATTTACGGAAAGTTTCTGCAAATTAGAATGAAATTAGTACATGGTTTAGCTGGTATTAGTGCAAATTTACCATCAATAACCATATTCAGATACTCCACCGCGGAAACTGTTTCGTAGGTAAGCACTCTATCGTCGCATACCCCCATGATTTCGCTCCGCACCTTCTCTTGAATATTTGGGTTCATCGCTAGTTCATACAGACAGCAGACCAATCCGCTCGCGGAAGTTTCGAAACCCGCccaaaaaaataagaacacctGAGCAGTAATCTCTTCGATCGTCAAGCTTTCCTCCAGATCGTCACTGTTCTTTAACTGAATCAACAAGTTCAGGAAATCATACCGCTGAATGTTGTTCTTTTCTCGGTAATCGATCGTACTTCGCACAAGTTCCACGAAAAACTTCTCCACATTTGCGATCGTTAGTTTGATCTTGCAAATAGCAGATAAACGCTTAAACGACAGCAGTATTGTTAACAACAACAATTTTACTGACGTTTGATCggttatttcattgaaaatgttaTGAAGGTCACTGTTCTTGTCCCGCAAGCTATTGTAATTTATTCCCAGCGCACACGTCCCAATAACGTCCATCGTGTTTCCGGCCATAATATACTTCATTTCAAGCTCCTGACCACCGTTTGTCGTTGCATCCATCAAATAATTTTCCAACTGATCCTCCACCTCGAGGATAGTCTCGAACATCACTCTAATCTTACTTAAACTGAACATAGGTGCGATTTTCGATCTCAGCAATCGCCACGCTTCACCCTCCAGGAAGAACAAATTCCCGAATAATGGATCAAACTCCGCATTAAAACTTACACGGCCTGGAAAGTTCGCGAAATCCTTCACTAAAATTGACTTCACGAGTTCCGGATCAACCACGATCGCTGCCTGCGACATATACGACATCACACCACCAATAGAAACATTGCGCGCTTTGAATTCATTATACATCCGTTGGTTGGTCTCCTGTGTACTCTCCGAACGACCTACGTTCTCATAGATGCCGTAGATCATGTGCGTCCGACCGATGCAGGGGAACCCTTGATCTTTCCAGTAGCGACGACGTTTGTCCAGCACGAGATACAAAACGACCGCTATTCCCAGCAGGATTGCCACCGCGACTTGGAGACAGCTTACACACGGAATCATAATGAGCGACTGTGACTGAACTCTGCGAGGTGTGTCGTTATATCGTGGGGATTGTACGTGCTCAGAGTGGTATGCTAACCTAACGATAATAACCTTTCGAGTATGCTTAGACGAAGACGGTTATCTGAGGTCAATGAATCTACAGGGAACGTGTGTCCACTCTAGTTTTACGTCGAGCAACTGACTGTGTAGCTATTCGGACGAAAAATCGAATCCAGCGAAGGAGCAATGTCCTCAGTTTTATCCAGGACAGAAAATTCGAATATTttccaatgcttgagaaatagaatttttattgaaacttcGTGTAGCATTcatatgtagttcataaaatggAGGAATAAACTCttaattaatcatatcattcTAGCAGATCAAAATAATTACGTTTCCCTCCACTCGAACataactgtgaaacaatatttgaggaaagGTTTTATTTGGGCAAAACCTGAAGAGTCTCGTATTTATCGCTGCATGACCATAAAACCGCTGAGGGAAgatcgtcgcaaaactgctcGATAATGTGATTAGTTGAGGTACATAAGGACACGTCTTCTGGTCATAGATCACTGCATCGAACTTAACCTCTTTCTTCTGTCCTTTTTCTTTTAAcgcaaattttaacatttctgTAGTGTTTGCTTTGACCATCTTCGTTGCTATATTTTGCACATTCATGAATAAGTTGAATAAAAGAAGTCAATGAATCAATGCCCGGCACCTAACCTCACCTTCGTTTATGCGTGGTTTGTTTCAGCTGCCATTCGTTGACATTTGAATAGATCCATGTGGAAATAGAAACGAATGGGAGCTGAAACAAACCACGCAAAACTGTCAAACTGACGTCTGCATGCACTGTTTTATGTAATGATCTAGAAATCATCACTTAAAATTAAACATAAAGTGCTTCGTGCGATGCTGTTGCAGtattttaatcgcaaatcgcaaAATAAAGCTTCTGGATGGATATCCAAACATCTAAGAACTATCCACCGTAATCATTGGCTACAGGCCATTGCAAATGCTGAACATATTTGCATCATCATTGACTCCAAacagtaaacaatacgtgagcatAAAGCTAGGGTTTATGCTTTATGAACAGGAACGAatagttcttcttctttttcataAATGGCACTTGTAGGGTTCATTATTATATAGATACTCTTATATCTACACAATTTCTATCAATCTTGATAGATGCGCATATTCACACCTGCGAGTGTTGATCCTTGGCTGAACGGACTGTTGGTGACTTGACAGATGAAGAGAGAGAACGGAAAACAGAGCCGGGATTGATGGTGAAAATTGGGAAGTGATTGAGAATTGGTGGCGATAAGCCCCTTATTGGCGATGAGGATGGGATGGATATTCCAAGTAAGTTCCATTAGTATGAATAACCAACATTTCTGTTGTTGTAGACACCTCTCCAAAATGAACGGAAATTATAAGGAATAGAAGAGAGCCGCAAAATGGTGGTCatcaatcacaaaaaaaattagaacagGAATAACAAAAGAAATTTACGACCGATGTGACTGTGTTGAAGTTTGTATTGTTGTATTCATTTACTTCTTGCGCTGCTAGCGAGTATTGAGTCGATCATGTGGTGGCAATAGTTTATGACTAGCGGGATGCCAGTCGTTGCGTGTGCGGTGGTTTGTTGTGGCCGTGCCGGGTTGCCGGTcttgcttaaatgcagtttaTTGTGGCCGTGGCGGGATGCCGGCcttgcttaaatgcagtttgTCGTGGCCTTGGCGGATTGCCTATGCCTTTCCATTTCGTCTTACGACGGTTATGTCGAACggacgaaaaattgaaaaaacattgTTCAAGTTTTGGAAAAACTTGTTATGCTGCGAATAACGTGATGCCCTCATAACAGAAAAAACTCTAATCAAATAAAACAGTTGGTTCTATAATCTACATAGCACGATGTGATCTCGATTGTAATGATCGGGTAAAAAAACActataagttaaaaaaaatattcgaattgTGTTCATCATCATTTAATTCGAGATGGGaacaacggatttaaacagctcTGATCAGGATTGATGAGTCTAATTCTGCGTCAGGTCTTTATGCAAAAAAATCCCTACGTTTCCTCCAGTGGAAATTGAAGACGGTTAGATCAGGAATCGAGAACGAATTGTGAAAGGGGAGGGGAGAGAGCTTGCAGACATCAGAAGATAGACAATACCAAGTGGGATACAAGTTGGTGTTCAGGTTTTAgtcgaatgaagaaggaaaacaaAGAAAGTGCTGGTCCAGTATCGTCAATGGAAAAAGAAGATTATCGTATTAATAAGGACATGAACTGGACCTGCGGGTGTTGAGCCTTGGTTGAACGGGCTGTTGGTGACTCGACAGATAAAGAGCCCTCGCAGACTGCATACTTTTTATCGGCAGACAGTTTGATCAAGTTGGCCCGTTAGTGCAAAAACCGAtccaactgaatcggtgtaatgtgcgcataTCCATATCTctccatactgattaagtcgGTCGATCAAACTATCGGCCGCAAAATAGTCTGCAGTATGCGGGACCTCTAAGAGGGCGAACGAAAAACGGGCCGGAATTGATGATGAAAATTGGTAAGTGATTGAGAATTGGTGGCGATAAACActatagcactaacgttcctagaggaactacgCAGTATTACTtacatcatttttattagtacttagttgagatttctatgccacaTAACACGCCataaatgcattctgagtggtaagctctagaaCACGCGTGATCCCAGTGCAGGACGGAGGAAAtttgtttgatgaaaaattccccgaccaaaacggaaatcgaacccgaacccccggcatgttaagtTTGACGCtaacactcggccacgggagcacaagggAAAAAGGTACGAATTAGCATGAAATACGAGGTAAAATACCAAAGAAAAATACCATAAACAACATCCCATAATATTATTTAAATACTCAAATAGGCACATTCAATGCCAAAACAACACCACTCAAGTATTACTGGGGTATTGtaattatcaaattttggtattgagTAGCTATTTCTGGCAAGTTTCTTTTTTCCCATGAGCGTCCGCGGGATAATCGGAGACCGTCCGaagtaggattgggcgatctcagatcgattcttagaagatcgatctttttcatttcgatttccgattttttgtactctagaaaatcgagataatcgattttttgctttcgatcttttcaatcttagaaaaactttttgtagagAGTAACCTTacattttttaaacataatgtcagCATTTTGATcacttcttctacgatttacttctgcACAAGtgctgacagagacagaactagcggcaACGAATGAGGGGATGCACTGTAACCAGTTGCGCATAGGATAATTGATTCTGACGTTGACATCAATTAGAGGCGAAAGGTTGTTTTTTAGAATtggcgccaaaatcaagaatcgactaaatgacaaatgtatggcacgattggcttttatgTGATCATTGTCAGCTGATTTGTGGGCGGTTGTTGCATCTCTaataatgctttttcaattaatttatttaataaaacgacTGCCTGGCGGCACAGGATGAATGCCTGTGACTGTGGCTTTCATGCTGAGGAACAAGACAAAATGCTTTTGGTATTTTGGAGTATATATCTATCTTATAACCAACACATCCATCCTGGAAATCCATGGAATAGtcataaaaaaatctgtttaGATAACAGGTTTTCCATTTATTGATATACATATATGTAAactaaattgataaaaatatacatcttaatattttacaaaatgtTTACACAAAATCATGGCGCAACAAAGTGAATTAGCTTATCATTTAAGCTCCCTTTTTCACTTTATCTAATTCCGTTCCACCTGCAGCAGCACACCACCTTTGGGAACTGCAAGTCCCGACTTCGGGTCCACTTCCAAGCGGGCGGGTGTATTCGGGCCCGGTACTACTCGGAACTTTCGCAGTACCGTAATCAAACCAACCCGGGTTTGCATCTGTCCGAAACGCATTCCAATACAGTTGCGTGGCCCTTCGCCGAACGGCAGATACACGTACGGATGCCGATTGGCACGATTTGTAGCGTTAAAACGCTCCGGATCGAACCGTTCCGGTTCCGGGTAATACTCCTCGTCGTGGTGGATAGCGTACGTTGGAATAAGCACCAGAGTTTTCTCGGGGATTGTCAGATCGCTGCCTTCGATCTTGTAATCATTTGCAGCCGTCCTCATGATCAGATCGGCCACTGGATACTTCCGGAGAGTTTCTGTGGATTTGTTTGGCGGTTAATTCAATCATTCGCTTGCTAACAATGGGAACTTACCATCGATTACCATATTAAGGTACTCAACCGAAGACGCCGTTTCGTAGGTCAGCTTTCCATCACCGCAAACCCGCTTGATTTCGGCTCGTAACTTTTCCTGAATATCCTGGTTCATCGCCAGCTCGAACAGACAATGCACCATTGTGGTCGACGACGACTCGAATCCCGCCACGAAGAACAGAAACGCTTGAGCGGTTATCTCATTCATCGTGACTCTCTCCTCCGGATTTTCACTATTCTTCAGCTGAATCAACAAGTTCATGAAATCATTCCGCTGAACTTTATTCTTCTCCCGATACTCCACCGTATTCCGCACAAGATCCATATAAAATTTCTCCAAATCGGCGGGCGTCTCCTTCAACTTTAGTGTCTTGGCCAAGCCTCTGAACATGTTCAAAAATATCACCCACATCATATGCAGCGGcgattgtttgaatattttcctcGACACTTCGCGAATTTCGTTGTTCCCGTCCCGCAAACTATTGCAATCGATCCCAAACGCACACGTACCGATAACATCCACCGTAAAGGCGGACATCACGTCCTTCATCTCCATCTCAACCGATCTGTCGGACGTTTTCTCCCGGAAGTAATCGCCCAACTCATCCGCCACGCCAAGAATAGTCTCGAACATCATCTTCATCTTCCCGGAGGTGAACGTCGGCGTCAGCTTCGCTCTCAGCTGGCGCCACGCTTGGCCTTCCAGGAAGAACAAACTTCCTGACAGTGGATCTACCTCCGGATTGTGGTACAGCCCGCGACTGTGGAAATTCGCAAAATCTTTCACCATAATCGCCTTAATCAGCTCCGGATCGATCACTATCACCGTCCGCACTACATAGAAAATGGTCCCCCCGATCGGTACCCCGCGTGCCTTGAATTCCTGATACAACCGCCGGTTCGTTTCCTGCATATGTTCCGTTCGGGAGGCTTGCTTGTAATCACCGAACAGCATCAGTGCCCGACCGGTGCAGGGAAAGTTTCGATCTTCCCAGAAGCGGCGCCTTTTATCCAGGAAAAGCCACAAACCGATGACCAGCGCCAGGGCGGCGGTGATCCCCGCGGCCAGAAAGCATTCGCATAGCGGCATTATGACGTTTAGTGCTGGCAAAACTTCGATTGCGACTGAGCGTGAGATGCGTGCGCGACTTAGCTCGAAGCGGTTGACGCGTTCGAGGGAGTCGCAATTTGTTTGCGCTCGCGCTCCGCCAATTAGATGATGGAATGGTCTCTCCGTGTTTTTGAATCTCGTTTTTGTCACATATCTTATCAAATTCGGGTATTTATCTATTCGTATCTGATCGCCAATGAACAAAACCCAGTTGTCTACAGTTAGTGGTTCATACAGCAAAATTCGGTGATCTCAAACTGTGCCCGATTCAAGATAATGgcgcaaaatcaaaacaaaagtttcCTCTTCTTCGTCTTTGCTCGGCTACGCCCGAAACACGCATACGCTTGGATTTTGGCCTGCGCAGCCTTCACGCTCAGCGGCGCTTCGCGATTTAAATTGGTTgtgagagttttccgaaaaggAGAGAATAGCCGAAGTACAGTCTCTGAAAGCGTGATATTAACGCGAGCACAAATGATGTCATTCATTTAACATATGGATTTGATCACTCTCGCATTTTGAAGTTAATTTCGTTTCGGCAAATTTGTGTGTGAAACAAATTTAACGGCTCACTACGAAAGCCGTACATACAAAGTCTGTTCAAAATGTACTGCGTATTTTTGAATTTCcgtgggttacgtatattcgatttgcAATATTCTTTTTGTGGCGTTATGTTGGTACTGATTTCATACACTTATGCAGACAAGATCATTTATTGAGAAGTAAATAAGAAAATATCAACGCCCAGTGAGATTTGCATATTCTGCTAACATGAAATAATATGTGAGTTCTTTTCTGGTGTCAAGCAACTCATACGCATATCATATGGACACAAATCGAAACTCGAAACACAATGGCTCAGTTCGCTTCGCTTATTTAATTGGATGAACCTCTGAAAAGccaaataaaaaacaataaaaaaatgagcAGCAACGCGTGTCGCATTCTTTTTTGCCAAAGCGGCTACACGATAAGATTTTCACCGAAAGTCTCCCCGAAATTGAATCTGATGATTAGTTGCTCCAGAGGAGCTCAGATGTTTGGTGCGTCAATTATTCACATTGTGCACAAGGATGGAGCTTGCTGGTTTGATCATAAGCGTATTTCTGGGTCTAGCGCTTCTCATCTATAGCTACTTGCGTCGCCAGCAGCAGTTTTGGCGGAGAAATGGCATTCCAGTGGCCCCAGAACCCCATCCACTGTTCGGGAATGTCAGCGGGATTGGGCGTACCGCCCATACCTACAGCCTGCTGCAAGGATTATACCGGGACTTCAAAAGGCGTGGTTTGCCGATTGGAGGATTCATGAACTTCTTCCAGCCAGCGATACTGGTCGTTGATCCCGAGGTGTCCAAGAATGTCTTAGTAAGGGACTTCAACGTGTTCCATGACAGGGGTATCTTTGTCGATACGATAGGAGACCCGGTCAGTGCTGGATTGTTCAGTCTGGAGGGAGTTCAGTGGAAGGTTATGCGGCAGAAGCTCAGTCCGACGTTTACATCGGGTAAGATGAAGTACATGTTTAGTACGGTGTTGAGTATTGCACAGGAGCTGAAGGCGTTTATGGTGGAAAACTGTCATCGAGAAGATCTGGAAGTGAAGAATATCTTGCAACGCTTCACGATGGACGTGATCGGGAATGTGGCGTTTGGAATTGAGTGTAACACGATTCGGAATCCCAATACGGAATTCAGCAGGATGGGCAATAAATCGTTCGAATTTGACACAGTGCGGTTATTTAAACTCTTCGTTGGGGGTAAGTACAGGACGCTGGCAAAGATGATCGGAATGAAAGTTGTACCGAAAGATGTTTCGAGCTTCTTCATGGAGCTAGCAAAGAGCACGGTTTACTCGAGAGAAATTAACGGGACGAAACGAAATGATTTCATGAGTTTGCTGTTGGAGATTAGAAGTGAGGGAAAGTTCCTTACTGAGCCAAATTCTGGCGGCGAGGGACTCACGATGGGTGAAATAGCAGCGCAGTGTTTATTGTTCTTCAACGCGGGCTTCGAAACATCTTCATCGACGATGAATTTCTGTTTATACGAGCTGGCCATGAATCCGGATCTGCAGGAAAAATTACGAATTGAGATCGAAGAATCGATTGCCAAAGATAACGGAGAAATCATCTACGACACTGTAATAGGAATGGATCTTTTAGAGCGGGTCGTGAATGGTGCGTGCTTTTTCTATCGCCATCCAAATTTACCATAACGCTACTATTATTTCAGAAACCCTCCGCAAATATCCTCCCGTTGACAATCTCTTCCGCGTATCCAACGCACAGTACACCTTCCCGAACACAGCATACACCATACCGGCGGGGACATTCCTCCAAATACCAGTGTATGCAATGCATCACGATCCACAATACTTCCCAGAGCCCGAGCAGTTCAAACCCGACAGATTCCTACCGGAGGCTGTGAAATCTCGTCACCCGTACGTGTATTTACCTTTTGGTGAGGGCCCCCGAAATTGTATCGGGTTACGATTCGGGCTAATGCAGACCAAAATAGGTCTGATCACATTGCTGCGGAGCTTCCGCTTTTCGCCGAATAAAAAAACTCTGCCGAAGTTGGAGTTCGATCCGGCGCTGTTTGTGTTGTCACCGAAAACCGGAATGTATCTCAATATAGAGCCGTTGTAATGTTTTAATCAAAAGAtgtgaaacaataaaaaaattgagttcTGCTTTATGTTTTCAACTTATGGTGAACACGTTTTCTACAATTGCTGGAATGGTATTAACAGCGTTATCTTTAGTGAAATTAATCAATATCTCATCCGAAGCTTTATCTTTAAATATCAGTTTGATTGTGCTTCGTCATTCACGAGAAAAACATTATTCTTTACTGATAGATAATCCTCTTATCAACGAAATAACTGCAGTGGATCTACATTTATCGTATATTTTCGCAGGTGTAgaacgaaaattataaaaaatccattgCGAAGTCCACAGCAATTGTGAAAAGAAAGTAGATTTGTGAGAGTGTATATGTTCATAAAGCATGTTTCATttagaatttggtcgcataaagtaggacatttctcagcCTATAAATTACGtacaaaaaagggaaggatgtcTATTTGTAATATATTTCAAAGAAGACTTTAACTTTATACAGCGATCATCTGAataggtccagtagttcaaaagttatgcattttattgaaaaaagtcatatttggaaaaaaagaggaaaaaaaatcggaccaccctaaaatgggtatcc
Protein-coding sequences here:
- the LOC129773344 gene encoding probable cytochrome P450 6a14, with protein sequence MPLCECFLAAGITAALALVIGLWLFLDKRRRFWEDRNFPCTGRALMLFGDYKQASRTEHMQETNRRLYQEFKARGVPIGGTIFYVVRTVIVIDPELIKAIMVKDFANFHSRGLYHNPEVDPLSGSLFFLEGQAWRQLRAKLTPTFTSGKMKMMFETILGVADELGDYFREKTSDRSVEMEMKDVMSAFTVDVIGTCAFGIDCNSLRDGNNEIREVSRKIFKQSPLHMMWVIFLNMFRGLAKTLKLKETPADLEKFYMDLVRNTVEYREKNKVQRNDFMNLLIQLKNSENPEERVTMNEITAQAFLFFVAGFESSSTTMVHCLFELAMNQDIQEKLRAEIKRVCGDGKLTYETASSVEYLNMVIDETLRKYPVADLIMRTAANDYKIEGSDLTIPEKTLVLIPTYAIHHDEEYYPEPERFDPERFNATNRANRHPYVYLPFGEGPRNCIGMRFGQMQTRVGLITVLRKFRVVPGPNTPARLEVDPKSGLAVPKGGVLLQVERN
- the LOC129773329 gene encoding probable cytochrome P450 6a14; the protein is MELAGLIISVFLGLALLIYSYLRRQQQFWRRNGIPVAPEPHPLFGNVSGIGRTAHTYSLLQGLYRDFKRRGLPIGGFMNFFQPAILVVDPEVSKNVLVRDFNVFHDRGIFVDTIGDPVSAGLFSLEGVQWKVMRQKLSPTFTSGKMKYMFSTVLSIAQELKAFMVENCHREDLEVKNILQRFTMDVIGNVAFGIECNTIRNPNTEFSRMGNKSFEFDTVRLFKLFVGGKYRTLAKMIGMKVVPKDVSSFFMELAKSTVYSREINGTKRNDFMSLLLEIRSEGKFLTEPNSGGEGLTMGEIAAQCLLFFNAGFETSSSTMNFCLYELAMNPDLQEKLRIEIEESIAKDNGEIIYDTVIGMDLLERVVNETLRKYPPVDNLFRVSNAQYTFPNTAYTIPAGTFLQIPVYAMHHDPQYFPEPEQFKPDRFLPEAVKSRHPYVYLPFGEGPRNCIGLRFGLMQTKIGLITLLRSFRFSPNKKTLPKLEFDPALFVLSPKTGMYLNIEPL